The Geothrix sp. genome has a window encoding:
- the nuoF gene encoding NADH-quinone oxidoreductase subunit NuoF — protein MAAIRTKPDPQIYTFPGFGTDKFPNLMLRGAGDLDNWHLKTYEQKHEGYVALKAALKLEPVAVVEEMKTSGIRGRGGAGFPCGLKWSFMPKDTPERKFTRYLVCNGDEGEPGTFKDRAILEYNPHQLIEGMIIGGWAMQCKLGFVYIRGEFLWLIEKLEAALQQARDAGYLGKNILGTGWDYDILVYRGAGAYICGEETALLNSLEGRRGEPRVKPPFPAAKGAFGQPTTVNNVETLAAVPPILRMGGAEYAKLGTPKNTGTRIYGVSGHVKRPGLFELPLGTPMDFVVNELAGGSSTGKKIKAIIPGGASAPMFDEKDFDCPLDFDTVKARGSMAGSGGLICMDEDTCMVQATLRLIRFYAHESCGQCTPCREGCNWMEMVLYRIEHGQGRMEDLDLLASLTPRIGMRTLCPLGDAACGPMDSALQKFRHEFEHHITHKTCYATGSRLLSTAGAH, from the coding sequence ATGGCCGCCATCCGCACCAAGCCCGATCCCCAGATCTACACCTTCCCCGGTTTCGGCACGGACAAGTTCCCGAACCTGATGCTCCGCGGCGCGGGGGATCTGGACAACTGGCACCTCAAGACCTATGAGCAGAAGCATGAGGGCTATGTGGCCCTGAAGGCCGCCCTGAAGCTGGAACCCGTGGCCGTGGTCGAGGAGATGAAGACCTCCGGCATCCGGGGTCGTGGCGGCGCGGGCTTTCCCTGCGGCCTGAAGTGGTCCTTCATGCCCAAGGACACCCCGGAGCGGAAGTTCACCCGCTACCTGGTCTGCAACGGCGACGAGGGCGAGCCCGGCACTTTCAAGGACCGCGCCATCCTCGAGTACAACCCCCACCAGCTCATCGAGGGCATGATCATCGGCGGCTGGGCCATGCAGTGCAAGCTCGGCTTCGTCTACATCCGCGGCGAGTTCCTCTGGCTCATCGAGAAGCTCGAGGCCGCGCTCCAGCAGGCCCGCGACGCCGGCTACCTCGGCAAGAACATCCTGGGCACGGGTTGGGACTACGACATCCTGGTCTACCGCGGCGCCGGTGCCTACATCTGCGGCGAGGAAACGGCCCTGCTGAACTCGCTGGAGGGCCGCCGCGGCGAGCCGCGCGTGAAGCCACCCTTCCCGGCGGCCAAGGGCGCCTTCGGCCAGCCCACCACCGTGAACAATGTGGAGACCCTGGCGGCCGTGCCGCCCATCCTCCGCATGGGCGGCGCCGAGTACGCCAAGCTGGGCACGCCCAAGAACACGGGCACCCGCATCTACGGCGTCAGCGGACATGTGAAGCGTCCGGGCCTCTTCGAGTTGCCCCTGGGCACGCCCATGGACTTCGTGGTGAACGAGCTGGCGGGCGGTTCCAGCACCGGCAAGAAGATCAAGGCCATCATCCCGGGCGGCGCCAGCGCCCCCATGTTCGACGAGAAGGACTTCGACTGCCCGCTCGACTTCGACACCGTGAAGGCCCGGGGCTCCATGGCGGGTTCCGGCGGCCTGATCTGCATGGACGAGGACACCTGCATGGTGCAGGCCACGCTGCGCCTGATCCGTTTCTACGCCCATGAGAGCTGCGGTCAGTGCACGCCCTGCCGCGAAGGCTGCAACTGGATGGAGATGGTCCTCTACCGCATCGAGCATGGCCAGGGCCGCATGGAGGACCTGGACCTGCTGGCCAGCCTCACGCCGCGCATCGGCATGCGGACGCTGTGTCCCCTGGGTGATGCCGCCTGCGGCCCCATGGACTCCGCCCTCCAGAAGTTCCGCCACGAGTTCGAGCATCACATCACCCACAAGACCTGCTACGCCACTGGCTCCCGGCTGCTGTCCACCGCAGGCGCGCACTAG
- a CDS encoding NAD(P)H-dependent oxidoreductase subunit E, producing MNHPLPPETANEPMAPGLRLPESERKEFSPEALAEIQAIMAKFPDKLAATLPALHIAQREFGFVSLSAMKAVAKAIGIPEGHVFGVATFYTMYQKAPVGKFHFSVCTNISCALRGAAQLLEKVCEKTGVQPGQGPSADGMWSVEEVECLAGCGSGPCVQVNHDVYDEFVDEQKLIEVMEACKRGEYRPWAQ from the coding sequence ATGAATCATCCTCTGCCTCCCGAGACCGCGAACGAGCCCATGGCCCCGGGCCTACGGCTGCCGGAATCCGAACGAAAGGAATTCAGCCCGGAGGCCCTGGCGGAGATCCAGGCCATCATGGCCAAGTTCCCCGACAAGCTCGCGGCCACGCTGCCGGCCCTGCACATCGCCCAGCGCGAGTTCGGCTTCGTGAGCCTCTCGGCCATGAAGGCCGTGGCCAAGGCCATCGGCATCCCCGAGGGGCATGTCTTCGGCGTGGCCACCTTCTACACGATGTATCAGAAGGCGCCGGTCGGGAAATTCCATTTCTCGGTCTGCACCAACATCAGCTGCGCCCTGCGCGGCGCCGCCCAGCTGCTGGAGAAGGTCTGCGAGAAGACCGGCGTGCAGCCGGGGCAGGGCCCCAGCGCCGACGGGATGTGGAGCGTGGAGGAGGTGGAGTGCCTCGCCGGCTGCGGCAGCGGTCCCTGCGTGCAGGTGAACCACGATGTCTACGACGAGTTCGTGGATGAGCAGAAGCTCATCGAGGTCATGGAAGCCTGCAAGCGCGGTGAATACCGCCCTTGGGCGCAGTAG
- a CDS encoding YceI family protein encodes MRHPFRVLLASLALAALPALAGEDTYKIDPVHSEVSFKVSHLLAKVSGRFTKFEGTIKVDTADISKSSVEVVIDAASLTTDNEARDKHLKSADFFDVAKYPTLAFKSTAVKEVAKGKLEVTGDFTLHGVTKRITFPITNAGTQPGMAPGSVVAGFIDGALSLNRSEYGIKFMPGIIGETVAVSLNAEAGKVAPTAKK; translated from the coding sequence ATGCGCCACCCCTTCCGCGTCCTTCTTGCTTCCCTCGCTCTGGCGGCCCTGCCTGCCCTGGCCGGTGAGGACACCTACAAGATCGATCCCGTCCACAGCGAAGTGAGCTTCAAGGTCAGCCACCTGCTGGCCAAGGTGAGCGGCCGCTTCACGAAGTTCGAGGGGACCATCAAGGTGGATACGGCCGACATCAGCAAGTCCAGTGTGGAGGTCGTCATCGATGCCGCCAGCCTCACCACCGACAACGAGGCTCGGGACAAGCACCTGAAATCCGCCGACTTCTTCGATGTGGCGAAGTACCCCACCCTGGCCTTCAAGAGCACGGCCGTGAAGGAAGTGGCCAAGGGCAAGCTGGAAGTCACCGGCGACTTCACCCTGCACGGAGTCACCAAGCGCATCACCTTCCCGATCACCAACGCGGGGACGCAGCCCGGCATGGCCCCCGGCAGCGTGGTGGCCGGCTTCATCGACGGTGCCCTCAGCCTCAACCGCAGCGAGTACGGCATCAAGTTCATGCCGGGCATCATCGGCGAGACCGTGGCCGTCAGCCTGAATGCCGAAGCCGGCAAGGTCGCGCCCACGGCAAAGAAGTAA
- a CDS encoding MarR family transcriptional regulator, whose translation MHIREELQITKPLEPGHEVALAILLTREYVARLFDQALYEPEDISDQQFNVLRILKGGPKDGYLVKELRCRMIYRFADVPRLVNRLEARGLVKRCENPADRRGSRVQITPKGLALEARMHAQHQALCQQVDRCLAPGERDQLLSLLERLRNDHRAQVEALGR comes from the coding sequence ATGCACATCCGCGAAGAGCTTCAGATCACCAAACCCCTCGAGCCGGGTCACGAGGTGGCCCTGGCCATCCTCCTGACCCGCGAATATGTGGCCCGCCTCTTCGACCAGGCCCTCTACGAACCGGAAGACATCTCCGACCAGCAGTTCAATGTGCTCCGCATCCTCAAGGGTGGGCCCAAGGACGGCTACCTGGTGAAGGAGCTCCGCTGCAGGATGATCTACCGCTTCGCCGATGTGCCCCGCCTGGTGAATCGCCTCGAGGCCCGCGGCCTCGTGAAACGCTGCGAGAATCCGGCCGATCGTCGGGGCAGCCGCGTGCAGATCACCCCCAAAGGCCTGGCCCTCGAGGCGCGCATGCACGCCCAGCACCAGGCCCTCTGCCAGCAGGTGGACCGCTGCCTGGCCCCCGGGGAGCGCGACCAGCTGCTCTCACTCCTGGAGCGCCTCCGGAACGACCACCGTGCCCAAGTGGAAGCCCTGGGCCGGTAG
- a CDS encoding flagellin, which produces MKRTAVLKSVSARRARHQMHLSGPTLEGALEQLIGGQPGGPTAGKALDAGFEQRLRAEVRLAAQGRRHASDGLSYLQVAAGGMQKITALLARAAKLAEQAPGGALGPGSAGPKKTGGAPSVLDEEFREILTLIDEINANTRFNGELVFGSELGIVMDDHLRVTIAVGPVGSLDLMGKSEAADGPAADLGAIHQGLEILSARRSVLDAGQRHLSAASNALGIQAETLAAAARPIRDASLAREVVALNQFQVLNQSGPESLRQAHPEDGAILRLLH; this is translated from the coding sequence GTGAAGCGCACAGCCGTTCTGAAGAGCGTTTCCGCCAGGCGCGCCCGCCATCAGATGCACCTCTCCGGTCCAACCCTCGAGGGGGCATTGGAGCAGCTCATCGGTGGTCAGCCAGGGGGACCGACGGCGGGGAAGGCTCTGGATGCCGGTTTCGAGCAGCGCCTGCGGGCCGAGGTTCGCCTGGCCGCCCAGGGGCGCCGCCACGCCAGCGATGGTCTTTCGTACCTCCAAGTGGCTGCCGGAGGCATGCAGAAAATCACCGCCCTGTTGGCCCGCGCAGCCAAGCTCGCGGAGCAGGCCCCTGGGGGAGCGCTGGGGCCAGGCTCCGCCGGGCCGAAGAAAACGGGCGGGGCCCCATCCGTCCTTGACGAGGAATTCCGGGAGATCCTGACGCTCATCGACGAGATCAACGCGAACACCCGGTTCAACGGCGAGCTCGTCTTCGGGTCAGAGCTGGGCATCGTCATGGACGATCACCTGCGGGTGACCATCGCCGTGGGTCCGGTGGGCTCCCTCGATCTGATGGGGAAGTCGGAGGCTGCCGATGGGCCTGCCGCGGACCTCGGTGCCATCCACCAAGGCCTGGAGATCCTTTCCGCACGACGCAGCGTCCTCGACGCCGGGCAGCGGCACCTGAGTGCCGCCTCGAATGCCCTGGGTATCCAGGCGGAAACCCTCGCGGCGGCCGCCCGTCCCATTCGCGACGCGAGCCTCGCCCGGGAGGTGGTGGCCCTCAATCAATTCCAGGTGCTGAACCAGTCCGGACCCGAATCCCTCCGCCAGGCCCATCCGGAAGACGGCGCGATCCTGCGGCTCCTGCATTAA
- the nuoD gene encoding NADH dehydrogenase (quinone) subunit D, with protein MESIAMTRQQLDGDHMIVNLGPSHPTTHGTLRIILELEGETILKATPEIGYLHRGVEKLGENLSYQQFIPLTDRLNYCSSIMNNVGYACAVEKLLGIEIPKRAQQIRVLVSELARIADHIVCVGVNAVDIGAFTAFLYLFKQRETVYDLFEMAAGQRLHTSFTRIGGLFRDIPEAFVPLTERFLVECEAAVDECERLLTHNPIWYDRTKGIGAISPEDAVNWGYTGPCLRAAGVPQDLRKAQPYLGYETYDFDIPVGTTGDVFDRYLVRIEEMRQSLRIIRQVLDRLEPGPVNVDDPKVALPPKEKVYTRMESLIHHFKLIMHGMEMPVGEIYSATEAANGELGFYIVSDGGKNPYRIRVRPPCLPIFSSFHDQVKGCLIADAVAVLGAMNIIAGELDR; from the coding sequence ATGGAATCCATCGCCATGACCCGGCAGCAGCTCGACGGCGATCACATGATCGTCAACCTGGGACCGTCGCACCCCACCACACACGGCACCCTGCGCATCATTCTCGAACTTGAGGGCGAGACCATCCTCAAGGCCACCCCGGAGATCGGGTACCTCCACCGCGGCGTGGAGAAGCTGGGCGAGAACCTGAGCTACCAGCAGTTCATTCCGCTCACGGACCGCCTGAACTACTGCAGCTCCATCATGAACAATGTGGGTTACGCCTGCGCCGTGGAGAAGCTGCTGGGCATCGAGATCCCCAAGCGGGCCCAGCAGATCCGGGTGCTGGTCTCCGAGCTGGCCCGCATCGCGGACCACATCGTCTGCGTGGGTGTGAACGCCGTGGACATCGGCGCCTTCACGGCCTTCCTCTACCTTTTCAAGCAGCGCGAGACGGTCTACGATCTCTTCGAGATGGCGGCCGGGCAGCGGCTCCACACGAGCTTCACCCGCATCGGCGGCCTCTTCCGGGACATTCCCGAGGCCTTCGTGCCCCTCACCGAGCGCTTCCTCGTGGAGTGCGAGGCCGCCGTGGACGAGTGCGAGCGCCTGCTCACCCACAACCCCATCTGGTACGACCGGACCAAGGGCATCGGCGCCATCAGCCCTGAGGATGCCGTGAACTGGGGTTATACCGGGCCCTGCCTCCGCGCGGCCGGAGTGCCGCAGGATCTCCGCAAGGCCCAGCCCTACCTGGGCTACGAGACCTACGACTTCGATATCCCCGTGGGCACCACGGGCGATGTGTTCGACCGCTACCTGGTCCGCATCGAGGAGATGCGCCAGAGCCTGCGCATCATCCGCCAGGTGCTGGACCGCCTCGAACCCGGCCCGGTCAATGTGGACGATCCGAAGGTGGCCCTGCCGCCCAAGGAAAAGGTCTACACGCGGATGGAGAGCCTCATCCACCATTTCAAGCTGATCATGCACGGCATGGAGATGCCGGTGGGCGAGATCTACAGCGCGACGGAAGCCGCCAATGGCGAACTGGGCTTCTACATCGTGAGCGACGGGGGCAAGAACCCCTACCGCATCCGGGTTCGTCCCCCCTGCCTTCCCATCTTCAGCAGCTTCCATGACCAGGTGAAGGGCTGCCTGATCGCCGACGCCGTCGCCGTGCTTGGCGCGATGAACATCATCGCGGGCGAGCTGGACCGCTGA
- a CDS encoding NADH-quinone oxidoreductase subunit C — protein MIIEHIDAQLPGTVTDRHAFRGDQTIVVAKENLLPLVDLLHREGFQLLVDITAVDWPERAEAQGLARFDVVYHWLNLASQERLRVKLPVADGETVPSLTSRFKTADWFEREIFDLFGIGFEGHPNLKRLLTWDDFPGHALRKDFPLDGGDPFCMEGCTAPYNNGERA, from the coding sequence ATGATCATCGAGCACATCGACGCACAGCTGCCGGGTACCGTCACGGACCGGCACGCCTTCCGGGGTGACCAGACCATCGTGGTGGCGAAGGAGAACCTCCTCCCCCTGGTGGACCTGCTCCATCGCGAGGGCTTCCAGCTGCTGGTGGACATCACGGCGGTGGACTGGCCAGAGCGGGCCGAAGCTCAGGGGCTGGCGCGCTTCGATGTGGTCTACCACTGGCTCAACCTGGCCAGCCAGGAACGCCTCCGGGTGAAGCTGCCTGTGGCCGACGGCGAGACCGTGCCCAGCCTGACCAGCCGCTTCAAGACCGCCGATTGGTTCGAGCGCGAGATCTTCGACCTCTTCGGCATCGGCTTCGAGGGGCACCCCAATCTGAAGCGCCTGCTCACCTGGGACGACTTCCCGGGCCACGCCCTGCGCAAGGACTTCCCGCTGGATGGTGGGGATCCCTTCTGCATGGAAGGCTGCACGGCTCCCTACAACAACGGCGAACGGGCCTGA
- the nuoB gene encoding NADH-quinone oxidoreductase subunit NuoB gives MAEMNINDAVLTTRLDAVVNWGRKNSLWPLPFGTACCAIEFMSMQASKYDMSRFGAEAMRFSPRQSDMLMILGTVTNKLAPVLRTIYAQMAEPKWVISLGVCASSGGMYRTYATLQGVDRVIPVDVYVPGCPPRPESMLYGVMKLQEKIEKESLSMRKDHIARFYESLARQDALQAEKGLTSQQTIREMLMDAADRGAGTIF, from the coding sequence ATGGCCGAGATGAACATCAACGACGCCGTGCTGACCACCCGCCTGGATGCGGTGGTGAACTGGGGTCGCAAGAACAGCCTCTGGCCTCTGCCCTTCGGGACCGCCTGCTGCGCCATCGAGTTCATGAGCATGCAGGCCTCCAAATACGACATGAGCCGCTTCGGCGCCGAGGCCATGCGCTTCAGCCCCCGCCAGAGCGACATGCTGATGATCCTGGGCACAGTCACCAACAAGCTGGCCCCGGTGCTGCGCACGATCTACGCCCAGATGGCCGAGCCCAAATGGGTGATCTCCCTCGGCGTCTGCGCCTCGTCGGGCGGCATGTACCGCACCTACGCCACCCTCCAGGGCGTGGACCGGGTGATCCCCGTGGATGTCTATGTCCCCGGCTGCCCCCCCCGGCCCGAAAGCATGCTCTACGGTGTGATGAAGCTGCAGGAGAAGATCGAGAAGGAATCGCTCTCCATGCGCAAGGATCACATCGCCCGCTTCTACGAAAGCCTGGCCCGGCAGGATGCCCTCCAGGCCGAAAAGGGCCTCACGAGCCAGCAGACCATCCGCGAAATGCTGATGGACGCCGCGGACCGCGGCGCGGGCACGATCTTCTAG
- a CDS encoding NADH-quinone oxidoreductase subunit A — translation MAHPASPFLPVLILLLVAAVAAIAILFLSGKVLSLLKPANAQEAKLRPYECGVPPLQQGARHKYSVKFYLTAMLFILFDVEAAFLLPWAVNFKHALWTFGAMLSFMATLLVGFIYAWGKGAFEWER, via the coding sequence ATGGCCCATCCCGCATCGCCCTTCCTGCCGGTCCTGATCCTGCTGCTGGTCGCCGCCGTGGCGGCCATCGCCATCCTCTTCCTGTCGGGCAAGGTGCTGAGCCTGCTCAAGCCCGCCAACGCGCAGGAGGCCAAGCTCCGGCCCTACGAGTGCGGCGTGCCTCCCCTGCAGCAGGGTGCCCGGCACAAGTACTCCGTGAAGTTCTACCTCACGGCCATGCTCTTCATCCTGTTCGATGTGGAAGCGGCGTTCCTGCTGCCCTGGGCCGTGAACTTCAAGCATGCCCTGTGGACCTTCGGAGCCATGTTGAGCTTCATGGCCACCCTTCTGGTGGGCTTCATCTACGCCTGGGGCAAGGGCGCCTTCGAGTGGGAGCGCTGA
- a CDS encoding phosphopantetheine-binding protein: protein MSDLKLRVKEMIIERLKLEGMTPDQIEDQAPLFGEGLGLDSIDALELVLGIEQVFGVKIEDEAAGMKAFKSVQALTDFIAEHAKA, encoded by the coding sequence ATGAGCGACCTCAAGCTGCGCGTCAAAGAGATGATCATCGAGCGATTGAAGCTGGAGGGGATGACGCCCGACCAGATCGAGGACCAGGCCCCCCTCTTCGGCGAGGGGCTGGGGCTCGATTCCATCGATGCCCTGGAGCTGGTGCTGGGCATCGAGCAGGTATTCGGGGTGAAGATCGAAGACGAAGCCGCAGGCATGAAGGCCTTCAAATCCGTCCAGGCCCTGACCGATTTCATCGCCGAGCACGCCAAGGCCTGA
- the fabZ gene encoding 3-hydroxyacyl-ACP dehydratase FabZ: MTPAPATVPADIPAHLPHRYPFLLVDRILEREPGVRVVAEKLVTIGEPHLQGHFEERPLVPGVLLLEMLAQTGGFLEAEPLHGAAIFLAGVQDARFRAPAFPGDRLRLEVTPEGAFAGLMKLKGTVSCEGRELCTARLLVKRL; the protein is encoded by the coding sequence ATGACTCCCGCCCCGGCCACTGTCCCGGCCGACATCCCGGCCCACCTGCCGCACCGCTATCCCTTCCTCCTGGTGGACCGGATCCTGGAGCGGGAGCCCGGTGTGCGGGTGGTGGCGGAAAAGCTCGTCACCATCGGCGAGCCCCATCTCCAGGGCCACTTCGAGGAGCGCCCGCTGGTGCCCGGGGTGCTGCTGCTGGAGATGCTGGCCCAGACCGGGGGATTCCTGGAAGCCGAGCCCCTGCATGGCGCGGCGATCTTCCTGGCCGGGGTGCAGGACGCCCGCTTCCGCGCCCCGGCCTTCCCGGGGGATCGGCTCCGCCTGGAAGTGACCCCGGAGGGCGCCTTCGCCGGGTTGATGAAGCTCAAGGGCACCGTGAGCTGCGAGGGCCGGGAGCTCTGCACCGCCCGTCTGCTGGTGAAGCGCCTATGA
- a CDS encoding beta-ketoacyl-[acyl-carrier-protein] synthase family protein, which produces MTRSRVVVTGLGIVSSLALDREGTWSAMLAGRDGLDRLTRLHLPAEPAQIAGQVALEPTRHQTLCDRMALRALDEALDGLRPEGDPARIGVFQGAGTSGLPIAEAYLEDRLAGRRGQATGPAYQSPCTVTDALADRLGATGPRGTIMNACSSSLLALGQAWERLAAGELDLALAGGAESLCRTTYAGFSSLKAVDARKCRPFSRDRAGLNLGEGAVQILLEPLERARARGATIYAEVLGYGASMDAHHPTAPHPEGEGAARALAMALRVGGLEPSGVDLVSAHGTATPANDGAECRAIRRALGAAAEAVSVTSTKSQFGHTLGAAGAFGAGTAILALRDQVVSPTLRLDDPDPACDLDCTPLSAKERRIRAALVNAFAFGGNNVSLLLARWEGS; this is translated from the coding sequence ATGACCCGCTCCCGCGTCGTCGTCACGGGCCTCGGCATCGTCTCCTCCCTGGCCCTGGATCGGGAGGGCACCTGGTCCGCCATGCTCGCGGGACGGGATGGCCTGGACCGCCTCACGCGGCTGCACCTCCCCGCCGAGCCCGCCCAGATCGCCGGCCAGGTGGCCCTGGAGCCCACCCGGCACCAGACCCTGTGCGACCGCATGGCGCTGCGGGCCCTGGACGAGGCCCTGGACGGCCTGCGGCCGGAGGGCGACCCCGCCCGGATCGGGGTCTTCCAGGGCGCCGGCACCAGCGGATTGCCGATCGCCGAGGCCTACCTGGAGGACCGCCTCGCCGGCCGGCGCGGCCAGGCGACGGGGCCCGCCTACCAGAGCCCCTGCACCGTCACGGATGCCCTGGCCGACCGCCTGGGGGCCACCGGGCCTCGGGGCACCATCATGAACGCCTGCTCCTCCAGCCTCCTGGCCCTGGGCCAGGCCTGGGAGCGGTTGGCCGCGGGCGAGCTGGACCTGGCCCTGGCCGGGGGCGCCGAAAGCCTCTGCCGCACCACCTACGCCGGCTTCTCCAGCCTCAAGGCCGTGGACGCCCGCAAGTGCCGCCCCTTCAGCCGGGACCGGGCGGGCCTGAACCTGGGCGAGGGGGCTGTGCAGATCCTCCTCGAGCCCCTGGAGCGCGCCAGGGCCCGGGGGGCGACGATCTACGCCGAGGTGCTGGGCTATGGCGCCAGCATGGACGCCCACCATCCCACGGCGCCGCACCCCGAAGGCGAGGGCGCCGCCCGGGCCCTCGCCATGGCCCTCCGCGTGGGCGGTCTCGAGCCTTCGGGGGTGGATCTCGTCTCGGCCCACGGCACCGCCACCCCCGCCAACGACGGGGCCGAGTGCCGGGCCATCCGCCGGGCCCTGGGCGCGGCCGCCGAGGCGGTCTCGGTCACCAGCACCAAGAGCCAGTTCGGCCACACCCTGGGCGCGGCCGGGGCCTTCGGAGCCGGCACCGCCATCCTGGCCCTGCGGGACCAGGTGGTGAGTCCCACCCTGCGCCTGGACGACCCTGATCCCGCCTGCGATCTGGACTGCACGCCGCTGTCGGCGAAGGAACGGCGGATCCGCGCCGCCCTGGTGAACGCATTCGCCTTCGGGGGCAACAATGTGAGCCTCCTGCTGGCGCGCTGGGAGGGCTCGTGA
- a CDS encoding beta-ketoacyl synthase N-terminal-like domain-containing protein: MSPERTDLVITGLGLVLPCGDGLGPARASLASGQPCFADLPETLGLGRGAACTAFNPTGIIPPMQLRRLDRASRFAWVAAHQAFLDAGLDPKSDTLGAGERIAVAVGTLTGGSEASEAFMRPYLQRGPEGASPMVFPNCVANAASGHLALAFGLKGPSATFVDRENAAFTALEQAGRWLHAGLADAALVLGTDGLFPLLLDICRGARLLSRHGDPVPGSNQGFLPGEGAQAFLLETRSSAEARGAHPRATLRGLACRSTPGPGEAERAGALAQAALTLGDRVVARRIGGSNGLRRLDALESQLAKAHPQWPAAVHPKALWGEFGGSGGQLLAAALLEPAEQVLVSAPASSGAQFAALLEGVRLDRP, from the coding sequence GTGAGCCCGGAGCGGACGGACCTCGTCATCACGGGCCTGGGCCTGGTCCTGCCCTGCGGAGATGGCCTCGGCCCGGCCCGCGCCAGCCTGGCCTCGGGCCAGCCCTGCTTCGCGGATCTGCCGGAGACCCTGGGCCTGGGACGCGGTGCGGCCTGCACCGCCTTCAATCCCACGGGCATCATCCCGCCCATGCAGCTGCGGCGCCTGGACCGGGCCTCGCGCTTCGCCTGGGTGGCGGCCCATCAGGCCTTCCTGGACGCGGGGCTCGATCCGAAATCCGACACCCTGGGCGCGGGGGAGCGCATCGCCGTGGCCGTGGGCACCCTCACGGGCGGCAGCGAGGCCAGCGAGGCCTTCATGCGGCCCTACCTCCAGCGGGGGCCCGAAGGCGCGTCGCCCATGGTCTTTCCCAACTGCGTCGCCAACGCCGCCAGCGGCCACCTGGCCCTCGCCTTCGGATTGAAGGGCCCCAGCGCCACCTTCGTGGACCGGGAGAACGCCGCGTTCACCGCCCTGGAACAGGCGGGCCGCTGGCTCCACGCCGGGCTGGCCGACGCCGCGCTGGTCCTCGGCACGGATGGTCTCTTCCCCCTGCTCCTCGACATCTGCCGGGGCGCTCGGCTGCTGAGCCGCCATGGAGATCCCGTTCCGGGCTCGAACCAGGGCTTCCTGCCGGGTGAGGGGGCACAGGCCTTCCTGCTGGAGACCCGGTCCAGCGCAGAGGCCCGGGGCGCCCACCCCCGGGCGACCCTGCGCGGCCTGGCCTGCCGGTCCACGCCCGGACCGGGGGAAGCGGAGCGGGCCGGGGCCCTGGCCCAAGCGGCCCTGACCCTGGGCGATCGCGTCGTGGCGCGGCGGATCGGAGGCAGCAACGGCCTGCGGCGCCTCGACGCGCTGGAGTCGCAGCTGGCCAAGGCCCACCCCCAGTGGCCCGCGGCAGTTCATCCCAAGGCGCTCTGGGGCGAGTTCGGCGGGTCGGGCGGCCAGCTGCTGGCCGCGGCCCTGCTGGAGCCGGCGGAGCAAGTGCTCGTCAGCGCCCCCGCCAGTTCCGGAGCCCAGTTCGCGGCGCTCCTCGAAGGCGTTAGGCTGGATCGGCCATGA
- a CDS encoding SPOR domain-containing protein: MTTRDQISIGSQSILWVAGVGVGLLTLAFVLGVQVGKQSAALRRPLQKGVEEELKDLPEPLVDQLKIFEGDGPDKLVPTPKVDATAPPRDEAKPEPKPAETGGAWTLQLVATADPAEAKRVADKAKAAGFATTTLKDKGQVKVRLAKPADRAAMDKAAAKLTKAGMKPFAVKVE; this comes from the coding sequence ATGACGACCCGCGATCAGATCAGCATCGGCAGCCAGTCCATCCTCTGGGTGGCGGGCGTGGGCGTGGGCCTGCTGACCCTCGCCTTCGTCCTGGGTGTGCAGGTGGGCAAGCAGAGCGCGGCCCTGCGCCGCCCGCTCCAGAAGGGCGTCGAGGAGGAGCTGAAGGACCTGCCCGAACCGCTGGTGGACCAGCTCAAGATTTTCGAGGGCGACGGCCCCGACAAGCTGGTGCCCACGCCGAAGGTCGATGCCACCGCCCCCCCCCGGGACGAGGCGAAACCCGAGCCGAAGCCCGCCGAGACGGGAGGCGCCTGGACGCTTCAGCTGGTGGCCACCGCCGACCCGGCCGAAGCCAAGCGGGTGGCCGACAAAGCCAAGGCCGCGGGCTTCGCCACCACCACCCTGAAGGACAAGGGCCAGGTGAAGGTGCGCCTCGCGAAACCCGCCGACCGCGCGGCCATGGACAAGGCCGCCGCCAAGCTCACGAAAGCCGGCATGAAGCCCTTCGCCGTGAAGGTGGAGTAG